Part of the Perca fluviatilis chromosome 22, GENO_Pfluv_1.0, whole genome shotgun sequence genome, TCCCCCAGCTGCCACCAGAGCCCAGTGACATTGGGTAAAGTTCCTGTGACTTTGTATGAACAGTGGTAGAAgcgtgtattgtaaatattaatatgtaaaataaataacagcacATTATCAAATACAAATAACTCTGACAGCACACATTAGAAGCTCCTTTGGCATACAACAAAGTGTTGgattgcttgtgtgtgtgtttgtgtgtgtgtgtgtgtaaatctaGTGTCCTTCAGCCTGTGCGCACTGGCTCCAAGGTGAGTGATGTCATCGTCATGGAGATAGAGGTCAAGGGGTCCACAGAGCCGTACCAGGTCCTACTGGAGCCCTACGCTTTTGTAATCCCTGGAGAGATTTTTATTTGCACGACCACCCGCAGGCAATTCAAGGTTATTTAAGTCACTTTTCTCCTTCTGTTAACTATAATTGACAGAAATGAGATTTCCATCAAATCATTACAGTTATATACAtggtgtttctgtgttttgtgtgtattagATGTGGAACCACAGCAAAACCTGCATCTTTTTTCAATGGGAGACaatgagcagcagcagccacgTAATAGAAGTAGAGCCCTCTAATGGTAGAATAGGTGTGTCACACAGTACAACGTAGAATAATAcagaaacatcctttaatttgttcaatatgAATTGTAAATAGCATTTCATATAGTTGATTTATCGGTTCATTATTAATGGATTTGTCCTGTGTGAGTCTAGAGGAGAACGAGTGTTTCGATTTCGACCTGATTTTGAGTGGAGGGAAACCAGACAGGGTTGTGACCAGTCTGGTTTGCCACATAGAGCATCGCTATGAGCCCGTCACTCTGGCCGTGGAAGTCTCTTTTAAGGTAAAAGGGTTATGGACTACATCTTAACACCATCACAAAATCACTAAACACGTCATAGCTAACATATTCACAAAATGCTTTTCTATTCCACATTGGTAGTTTGTTGCTGTGATCTCTTTATGCTCATTGTTTGATTTTATATAGGGTCCCATAGTGACCCTCAGTGTGCCCAGTGTGGAGTTTGGGCTCTTGAAGCTCGGGGAGCAGACACAGACCGCGCTGCTCCTCACTAACATCACCCAGCTGGAGGCCTCCTGGACATTGATGGAGAGGCATAATAGTCAGCAGGACCATGAAGACACACaggtatggacctttttcacagcagatattttgacttgtcataggctcaattccatcaagtgtcagTAAGCTAtatcagtgagtcagcatgcacaattcCAGGGccaagtggaatgcagccatcattaatggttttgaatacacctgtgcctACTATACACCTGTGCCtaatatgacatgtcaacatgtctgctgtgaaaaagtatGTATTGTACAGTCTACAGACTAATGTAGGAACACATTTGTGATAAAAAAGTATGATTAATCTATATGAATCTCTGTTGCTTAGATTTTAGTAGAGCCGCACAGAGGTGTGCTGCCCCCATTGGCCTCTTGCAGTGTGGATGTGCTTTTCAGACCCCAATTCTGCCAGCGATATGAAACAGAGCTGGAGTTGACTGTGGAGAATGGAACAGGATGGTAAGGATGCTCAGCTGCATACAACTTCACTGCTCCTCAATAAGCATTGTATTTAAAGGCAGCTTGAACTTAGGGTCTGTTAAGTGGTGCAAAGGGACCAGCCCTGACAACAGTAATGATATTACTCAGTGTcctgttgaaaacaagtgacaCCACCTGTGTGTCCGTTGCAGTCACCTGTCGGTGCGAGCAGATGTGCAGTCTCCTCAGGTGTGTCTGCTCAACTGTGAGCTGCTCCTCTCTGAACTCTACGTTGGAGTTCCTGCCAAGGCGACCATCACTCTATTCAACCAGACACTGCTGCCTTCACACTTTAGCTGGATGGTATGCTGGCATCACTACATTTTATCACCACTTAACTTACTGTAAGaagaatgaaaagaaagaaaaaaaagcctgaGTCTGTATGCATGTTTGCAGTGCATAATCCATATAAAATGTAAGGTTGTTTGGGTACATATTATCAATTAGAGAatggttattatttttttttctcgtaGATAAAATTGGCTGAAATTAGGATCTCTTTTATGACAATACTTGGTGATGTGAGCGATACGTTTTCCCACCAGACACAGCTCCAAGGTAAACAGGCTGAACTGTGTACAGCCAGTTTTGACCCCTCATCTGGTACTCTGGGACCTAATGCCAGTTTGGAGATCACAGTTACCTTTATCTCTCACTCAGATGTAAGTACCAAAGTTATTAACACAAGATTTGTCTGAATGTGAGAGTGAAGGATGCACGTTGTGCTGCTTGCAGCTAAAAGATGCACCAATTCAATTTggattttgtctttttctgagAATTGTCTTTAAATATTTGTCTATTTCTCCAGTTGAAGCTGACTGAAGTGGCTGCCCTCTGTGAGGTCCAGGGAATGAACTCTCCTCTTGTTGTTGGCATCGTGGCTTCCAAAATCAAGAAACTCAGTGTGTCCTACTCGCTACCCAGTGTTTGGTAATAGTCTTGGTTTTAAATCATTAAATTATCTAACCACCTATTAGCTGCACTAACTCCATAGCATACACGTTTAGTAAGTCATGGTCGCTGTTCCTTGCTTTTAGCTCCCCCCCAGATGATGAGAGCCGATCAACACTGTTACTTGACTTTGGAGACGACGTCATTTTGAAGAGAGCCGTTACTAAACAGTTATTGATAACCAATCAAACAGCTATCCCTGCCCCTTTCACCATAGAGGCGGAGTATTTCACCTGCCATGCCTCAAAGCCCAATAACCAGTCAGAAAAAAGGTAAGGGGAGCTAGCTCACTGATGTGAATAATGGCTCAAAGAATAACTTTATTGTACTGCAGATTTGACACGGGCTGCATTTAAATCGCAGACTCACATGCGTCAAGAAGCCCCTTCACTCTTTTCAAGCTAAGAAAGTAGAAGAAAAAGCCCACAAGGGTAtgctttaacttttatttttcacttttcactTTTAAATTAAGAAGATTGAGTACATACTCATACTTTCTGTATCTATTGGCAGAGTTTGTGAGCAGCCTGCTGGCTCATGGAAAAGGTGCCGCATTCTTTGTCCTACCCGACACTGGGATGCTGGGACCTTTTGAGACCCAGACTGTGGATGTCACTGCCTACACTGACATGTGGGGGGAATACAGAGATCACCTCATATGCAAAGTATGTGACCATACTAATAGATGCTAACTAGATATTTCAGGATTAGAATTGACTTTGTTCTGCAAAATTGAGATGAGGAGCTTCAATGTTTACACGTGCATCCTCTTCATTTTGTTGTAGATCAATGAATAATGTTGAAATGTGATTTTCCTCCTGTAGGTGGGGGGCCTCAAGCCCACGCTCATTCCCATGCAGATGAAGGTGACAGGCTGCCCACTCTACTTCCAAATGACAGGCCCACGTCCAGATGACCAGAACCAGGGACCAATCACACAGTCTGTTGCGCTGTCCATTTCTCCAATTAAAATACACTAATGATGGCATTATATCTTTCGGTTTGACATTCCTGTTTGCATCATTAGGTTTGGCACTCACGTATCTGGAGGTGACACAGTGTCTCGTTCTCTTCGCATCAACAATCCCACCATGTTTGGTAAGtggaattataaaaaaaaacatcctgatCTGAGGGGGAAATTGTTGCACACTCACATTTCTTGTCTGTTGGGGTAACAgcattttcatcaacaaattctaTTAAAAAGGCTGCTTCAATAGTAGTTTTAACTCCTAATTAATTAGAGACGGTATTGTCAGTAATAACTCATCCCCCCCATTTGGTGTTTAAGTAGTCTGAGTGGCCAGATGCTCCACAGAACGATGTAAAAGGTCTTTGGTGCCCACCACTGTGAAACTTATGAATTGGgatatttgcttgttttctgAGATATGGGTTGTGTTTTGGACATAGTTTTGAAGGTTTTATTGCCTGTTTTATTGGTCCTGTTTTGGGTGCATCCCTTGTGATCTGGCTTTTATTTCTGAATTGATAAAttgtattttagtttagttgcTAGGCGGATTCCTGAGCTATGCTAACATCTGCTTGGAATATGTCTTAGTTTGTGTGTTAGTCTGACTACTGCATTGCAGTATGTCTTTAATATGCAGTCGGCTGTGACCATTTTTCTGATCTGAATCTTTTTTTGCTGGCAGATATTCGCATGGACTGGGAAACATATAACATAGATCAGAATGACCGTAAACTGGTGGATGTTGTGGTGGCATATGGAGACCCCTTTCCAGTTAAAGATGCTGATGGCAATGAAGTGCTGAGTGGAGCAATAAGGATTTCTGGTAGGGACATTCAAACAGCGTGGGAAAGAAATAAGACCCCATGTTCTGAGGGAAAGAGCGACTCCCTCAAAAGCATGACTGTAAGTACAATTTACATGGCAACACAGAACACAAACATAAACTTtaatgacttttatgacattgCCTCTGGGAAATTTTTATGGCTGCGATGCCAGTAAGTGGACCCACATTTCATTGGCTCAAACCGACATCATCCTATTGATTTCAGAgcggagaagaggaggaggagtatgTATCCGAGGATGACTGTGAGGAAGAAGAAACCTGTCTTTATCCATCTCCTGCAAAGAAAAATCTCCTCTCTGTCCACATCAGACCTCATGTGGGCAACCTCTCGGATTACCCATACTGCATCACACCCCAGCAAATAGTACGTCTATAAGATTTTAGCCACATACCTCCATTTTCACACTTAAATCTTGCATTTAGCCATATGAgtaatgtattttctttttctgctgtTTATCCCAAGGTGATTCCAGCAAAGAGCAGCGGCACCATCCATGTATCTTTCACTCCTTTGACTCTTTCCGGGTCAGGCTGTGAGTCCAGATGTGTGGGCCTGGCTCTGGGCTTTATAAGTCTAGACTCCGAGGTGACATGCTCAACACACTAAACAGTGTCTTTCAATTTTAAATCCTGTAAAAGGCAAACTGAAGTTGACTCTGATCCAACCTAAATTCCCttattattgtgttgtgtttgtttacagatgGCTGCCTGTGTCCCGGGTAAAGTTGGAAGAGCTCAGGGTTTGGATTTGGAGCCTGTCAGAATGGATCTACTAGCAGTTATTAAGCCTGCAGTGTAAGCAATTACAATCATACTAAGTCCCCAAAACCCCCAATGCTTCCAGCTCAATTTATGTTTCCTGAAATTAAAATGAACTCAGGTTAGGTAAAAGGAGCACAGAGTTGGTCTGATTAAGTTACATCTCTTCCTCTTGGCTCGCTGTTGCTGCAGGCTGTTAGTGCAGATGGAGGAGGACGAGGGGGTGCTGGAGTTTCACGCCTCGGCCGGTGATTTACTAAGGGAAGAATCAGAGAAGGTCGGTCTGAGAAATCTTCAATAATCAACAGTACTCTGACACACTGAAGTGCACGCCTGAAGTATTGATCCCAAGAGTGTACAGTATTTCTGACCAGTCATGCTCAGTGGTCGCTTTTCTGGTTGTTTTTCTCTGTAGCTGGTAGTTTGTGAATTTGACATCACACGGGCCCTTAAACTGAAAAACAACTCTGAAATGCCCCTACACTTCAGACTGGGAACTCAGCCTCCATTTTTAGTGCTCAAGCCGCAGCCTCGAGCCCACACCAGCACCTCCAGCAACCCGCCTACTGGCGACAGCCAGTCTCTGGTGCTGCAACCACAACACATCATGCAGGTGAGATGAAGAGAGCCGGTCATGAGGAATTTTTGGCACCCCTCAAAGAagttttagccagccccaaaggacaagaattgagaataaaaatagcaattcaaatccttTTTACCAAACAACAgttgaacaagcagaacataaaaTTGAATATGAGTGCTGATCTTAGTTTTATCTCCAGAGTTAGGCTGTACCGGACTCTTTcggtgatttatttaaaaatgttgttagttggggttttatttactcaagcataatatacatttttgtttatcaaattgtcagaaataacaggaaaatgcatagatttTTGTCATATAAGGTAACACAGCCTCATTGCCTTTACTATTCGCAGACCGATCATGCTTACTGTTGTGCGTAGTTGTCATCCCCCCCTCACCCAAAGGCCAATTCTGAGccagtactgtactgtacatagcagaaagaaaaaaacaaaaaacagaatgTTCTGTTATCTTATTATTCTCGACAGTAAGTTGTACTCTTTTCTGTGAATACCAGGTGAAAGTGGCTTTCCGCTGCTCCATGTCCCTTCTCGATCATGTGGACCAGGCAGATGAGGAAGTCTATCCCGGGGTGACACTGATCGAATGTGCCCGAGGGGGAAGGAAGCTGAGGTTCCAGCAATACCTCCTGATTCACTACAGCAACAACAGCCTGCAGGTCAGACACTGTAGAGAATCTCAACCGtagaaatgtgtaaaaaaataaaaaaaaaatgagaaaatggAATATTATACAATACTGTATAACCATTTGTAGGTAATTGACCTCTCAAAGTTAATTTCTTCTCTGCTCTGTGCAGACAGTGCCTCTCTGTGCCCATTTGGATCTTGCTACAATGCGTCTGTCCAGTGACAGCATCAATTTTGGGTTCTGCTACGTGGGGCAGACACACATAATAGAAGTCAGCCTCTACAGCTACGGAGCACACACTTACTGGAAATCAGTTATAGGTAACCATTGAACTGTCTtctacattattattttttgccgTATTTCTTGGCATTCACTTCAGTGCTCTTACATTGGCTCTAGAAATATTcttttacacatacagtactttggcaattattatatatatatagttggcCTATCTCATTATTTTCTGTAGCAGTTGAAAGGTGTCTGACTCATCTTCCTTATTATAACTAGTTTGGAGCTTTTCTATAGTCTGTTAACTATAATGAGAGAGCTTAAAATCCTTTTGTCTGCAGTAATAATTATAGTGCCAAGAAAATGATGCATATGATGTCACACCATGAAATGATGTCAGTAGTGTCAATTATGATTCATATTCCTTTGTTTTCGCATAGCTTGTCAACCTACAAttgacgtgtgtgtgcgtgtgtgtgcgtgtgtgtgtgtgtgtgtgtgtgtgtgtgtgtgtgtttgtgtctctcagATGACGGAGACTCCCATGTGTTCAGAGTGACACCAGACTTCGGGCTTCTTAGGTCGAAGGAGCTGCAGGTCACCAGCTGCAGCCAGTGTCTCCAGATCAGCTTCACCCCTGGGTAACAACCAccattagatagatagatggttgGACTTTCTATCTAATCCCAAACTGGGAAAATACTGTGTTACAGCAGCAGGTTAcaaggacatacacacatacagaaaatacaagaaatatactagaaataataaataatataaaataagataaCAAAAGATCAAAATACCAGAACACCTactcaaaaaataaatatgaagtaACCAGTGTGCAAGTAGCAAAATGGTGCAATATTGTAATGTGTGAGGTAATTGGAGAGTTACCTCACACAAGGCTGTGaattgttgtattgttttatgGAATGTGGCAGGAATGATTGTTTGAAGCCGTCCGTGTGACATGGAATACACAGGGATAATCACAAGCTTATACTATTATGGTAGCATTTCGCTACGATATCCAAAAGTTTCAGATGAATATCCATATTATTTATGTTCTAGTGAGGACAGAGAGTTCGGGGCCATTGTGGTAATCCAGTCTCCTCTGGTGAAGACCCCCGTCACTCTGCAGCTCCAGGGAACAGGATCCTTCGATGAAGTGTACAGGTCTGATTAGATGTCAACATGACATCGCAGTCACACAATCACCACCTGCTATTTAACCTGCTCTCCTTAAATCTACTCGTTAATAAGTTCTTTTGTAagtaaatgcaaataaatatgaagaacaacTTCACAGCAGGTCTCTGTCATTTTTGTTACATATAAAAGTGCTTTTAATAATCAGTAAATTACGAACTTGTGAATGGTTTTCTATCAGGacaattaataatgtaatatgttGAGACTTGCAATAGATCCTCACTGAATTACAGTCACTTAATCTCTGTATTTTAACATATTAATGAAGGATTTATGCAGTTTAATATTAATGTGAGTTCatatgacacatgtaggctctTAATCCTCTGCTATATTAGATGTTCCATAGAGACCTTAGCGCCTAGGGTACAATTGCGTTAGCTGTGTGACGTGACGTGATTATTAAGGTTATCAGAACAGCATCTAGTCCCTTTCATTTAGGGATGTTTCAAGTCACTCTCTGTGATCACAGTAACAAGTCTTGATTTCTAATTTCTAGTCTTCTACAGTCCAGGAAATCGAAGACAGCAGCAGCTCCAGTCCCAATGCACATGTGATAAGCCCTGGAGACAATTTTTAGAACAGGAAACCACAGGAGATGGATACTAGGAAAGCCTGTTTGATGGATGCATTTTTCTAGTATGGTTTTATCAAATGGGTCTTGTATTTCTCTAACAAATGAAGAGCAGCTCTGTAGCTGTTAACAAACACTGTCTGCCTGTGTGCTCATTTATCAGTTATCACCTGACACCCAGTTGAGAGAATGACCCATAGCAATGGCTTCTCTCTTAGGACTGGGAATCTCTTAATTGCTCACAGGAAATCAATCATTTACTataaagtttaatctataaaaaaaaaaaacagtatttttaGGTTTTCCTGTGGAGCTCACCTGACTGCCAAAGGCCTCACTGATTTCCAGCAAGTCGATATCAGCCGCAGATCGCCCTGAGGGGATATGGATTTTTCTAGAAGACCCTTTTAGCAAAGATCAAAAAAGATAAACACAAGTATGAGAACatgtgcttccacacacacatcttgTTCCAGTGCTGCAGGGATGGTTAAGGCTGGTTCAATACCCATGAGGGGGAAGTCCCAGCACTGCACTGGCCCTCAGGACCCCCAGGACTGACAGAACAAAAAGCCTCGACTGCAGACCTGTTCACCTGGCTGGAGTTCACTATGACAGAATTTAGATCATAGTATGTAAAATCAGTTTAATTACTTTTCATAAAACTGACTGCAAAGGCATCCTGCCCCAAATCCTTCTGAAACATTTGCTAAAGTGAtgctgcaaaaaaacaaacaagaaacacacacatacacacacacacacacacacacacacacacacactgagcctgCTATTGTTCATAACAGCTGCCTGTGGTGTTCATCTACAGCACAGTTCAGCGGTACAGGCGTCTACAAGCGCTGCAAATCCACAGAGAGATGCAAATGTCCAATTGATATTCATTGCACTCAAGCAGTCTTACACAGAGCAAGGGCATAGTGCTGTGTGGAACTAATCTGAAGAGCGCGATGCTAGGGACAAGGTCAGAGGAGCATTTGTTATTTTGATTGTCTGGTCTAATGTGGCAAAAAGAGGAGACAGGGTTAGTGTCCCGggttacattttttgtactCATTATAAATGATTTTGATGTACAGGTAGCCTCTTTTCTAGCTTGCAGTGCAATGGTTCAGCAGTCTGACAAGAGAACAACATGCTGTTAAGATGAGTTATAATCCACTGCTGTGTTTATATGGTCTGTTTCATTGTCACTGCCCATTAGTCTGGAGCTCACGTTGGCACGCTCACTGATTGAACACAATCGTGCTGTCCAcgctgcaagaaaaaataaatggcTGTCTCAGTGGTGTCCAAATGTTACAGATGTCACAGGGTTCCTACCTACAGGCAAGGCCCAAGTTCTTAATGGCTCAATAAAGGGAGGGACGTTTGGTTAAAGGGGATCATTTTGTCAGGATTGAGTCATTAGTGgaccgttctttttttttttttctgtgcctgTGACCAAGATAAGCACTCCAACCTGAGAAAGTGCTGCCACTCAGGACATCGGGCACAGCACCTACAGTACATACTGTAGAGGAGCTCATCGGGTGACAGTCAAAATCTGCAAGCGCTGCTGCCATCTCTGTACTCAGCCGCTGATCAGGTGTGGTGTCCTGACAAGGCTGGTGGGAAATTAAATTCTGCCAACAATATGTGTCCGAGGCTGCATCTGGAGGTGTTGCATGTATGCATTCCAGTTTAaagcataatatacattttttgtttgtaattTAGCTACAAGTCTTTACAATTGGCAAACCTGCCACCTAAACtacctttactttttttttttttatcctcttaACTTTTAATGTGGCTGTCCTTAAGCCATCAATAGCTCTGTTATGACAGCTGCTGCTTTTTGCTTAATAAATACAAGAATATTGTGAAAacgtatactgtatatgcacatgtatcattattatcatttattaaatcaaaaaaatatcacaagtaatatttggagtggttgacgatggatggatggaagtaATATTTGGGTCGTTTTTTTTCTATATGTATTTTTATAGTCTCTggtaatatactgtatggtCAGTTTTGTTAATACATAATGTTGTAAAGTGTTTATGTACTGTCCTGTTAGTAAATCCTAAATATCCTAAATGTGTAAGTATCGTATAGTTTTTGTTTGCAGAtgcagaatagaatagaatagaaaagcAGGCACTTGTAGCAGATGTTGTACTTGCTCCAGGTGTCCACAGGGCGGCGCTGCTCCCTTCACTTCACCGCAGCAGCGGAGAGCCATAGCGGAGAGCGTCAGCACTTCCTGGAGCTCACGTTGTTGCTGACATCAGAGGCGCAGCTTCAGGGAGAAGCTCGGCTCTGCTCTGTAGTGTGCGTGGAGACAAGCGAAGAGCAgggtggttaaaaaaaaaacaaaaaaaactttcctcTGGATCACATCAACCATTGCAGTTTATTCCTCTCTGTAAACACAGCTCTGGACCATGCACCTGGGAGAAGAGAAGATCTTTCTGCCTGAACACAGCTTGTATTTGTAATTCCTCTGCACTGAGCGCAGTTTCCGGGAT contains:
- the dlec1 gene encoding deleted in lung and esophageal cancer protein 1 isoform X1; amino-acid sequence: MLEEPDTREKSRIDPSVNSHRPASAKSQDISHVLASTFKDLYTKDIIGKDTLSNLIKTKNGRSSYHDRYVAELQQAHSEYSLRIKEADMLESHIIQARARAAATESQAYERMKEEMGDFYDHQGLLTVKSAFSWCVDKDLLEMNNLISPQDYLTTQKLRVEAPAAMKSNPGKPTIAYAMHVSREPQDDGYILIPSSKKIVSGMNESDLSLTLESSLDTPKRTKTSRERPNQSKPRPKWKDEPSAKDRAEGWEKLQKLKDRHSFLRNPRFLPPNAQQSCTSLVRPRTKVGKTELVRKEMDEESSTDEPVFLAKPAVVVFSDYSVGHVYETSLELKNLTSASRTVRVIPPTTPYFSIGLGRFPGEGGVVAPGMSCKYTVRFAPDSLGDYEDFIVVETQAELLLVVPIVARRPPPILTLPRVLNCGCCLIGGVKCVEFLCQNIGLSAGTFCVIPKNQWPASNLRSVARTYFSEQPPFAVSPSLFVLQPGEATVVEVVFFPTTAEKSCQMFTVVCDNCQVKDISIEGMGQLIALELVSVSGKTEPPVVGEVHDLTAEHFVRFSPCNPHSGQQKKVIIRNNVHLELPFHWQIMKPNLHPLLPGETPEPSHIQFHLATDDVFHVRPITGVLAPCQEQEFLFTFCPKELKDYHSVCHLVLRDVPQLPPEPSDIGVLQPVRTGSKVSDVIVMEIEVKGSTEPYQVLLEPYAFVIPGEIFICTTTRRQFKMWNHSKTCIFFQWETMSSSSHVIEVEPSNGRIEENECFDFDLILSGGKPDRVVTSLVCHIEHRYEPVTLAVEVSFKGPIVTLSVPSVEFGLLKLGEQTQTALLLTNITQLEASWTLMERHNSQQDHEDTQILVEPHRGVLPPLASCSVDVLFRPQFCQRYETELELTVENGTGCHLSVRADVQSPQVCLLNCELLLSELYVGVPAKATITLFNQTLLPSHFSWMTQLQGKQAELCTASFDPSSGTLGPNASLEITVTFISHSDLKLTEVAALCEVQGMNSPLVVGIVASKIKKLSVSYSLPSVCSPPDDESRSTLLLDFGDDVILKRAVTKQLLITNQTAIPAPFTIEAEYFTCHASKPNNQSEKRLTCVKKPLHSFQAKKVEEKAHKEFVSSLLAHGKGAAFFVLPDTGMLGPFETQTVDVTAYTDMWGEYRDHLICKVGGLKPTLIPMQMKVTGCPLYFQMTGPRPDDQNQGPITQFGTHVSGGDTVSRSLRINNPTMFDIRMDWETYNIDQNDRKLVDVVVAYGDPFPVKDADGNEVLSGAIRISGRDIQTAWERNKTPCSEGKSDSLKSMTSGEEEEEYVSEDDCEEEETCLYPSPAKKNLLSVHIRPHVGNLSDYPYCITPQQIVIPAKSSGTIHVSFTPLTLSGSGCESRCVGLALGFISLDSEMAACVPGKVGRAQGLDLEPVRMDLLAVIKPAVLLVQMEEDEGVLEFHASAGDLLREESEKLVVCEFDITRALKLKNNSEMPLHFRLGTQPPFLVLKPQPRAHTSTSSNPPTGDSQSLVLQPQHIMQVKVAFRCSMSLLDHVDQADEEVYPGVTLIECARGGRKLRFQQYLLIHYSNNSLQTVPLCAHLDLATMRLSSDSINFGFCYVGQTHIIEVSLYSYGAHTYWKSVIDDGDSHVFRVTPDFGLLRSKELQVTSCSQCLQISFTPGEDREFGAIVVIQSPLVKTPVTLQLQGTGSFDEVYRSD
- the dlec1 gene encoding deleted in lung and esophageal cancer protein 1 isoform X2 — its product is MDEESSTDEPVFLAKPAVVVFSDYSVGHVYETSLELKNLTSASRTVRVIPPTTPYFSIGLGRFPGEGGVVAPGMSCKYTVRFAPDSLGDYEDFIVVETQAELLLVVPIVARRPPPILTLPRVLNCGCCLIGGVKCVEFLCQNIGLSAGTFCVIPKNQWPASNLRSVARTYFSEQPPFAVSPSLFVLQPGEATVVEVVFFPTTAEKSCQMFTVVCDNCQVKDISIEGMGQLIALELVSVSGKTEPPVVGEVHDLTAEHFVRFSPCNPHSGQQKKVIIRNNVHLELPFHWQIMKPNLHPLLPGETPEPSHIQFHLATDDVFHVRPITGVLAPCQEQEFLFTFCPKELKDYHSVCHLVLRDVPQLPPEPSDIGVLQPVRTGSKVSDVIVMEIEVKGSTEPYQVLLEPYAFVIPGEIFICTTTRRQFKMWNHSKTCIFFQWETMSSSSHVIEVEPSNGRIEENECFDFDLILSGGKPDRVVTSLVCHIEHRYEPVTLAVEVSFKGPIVTLSVPSVEFGLLKLGEQTQTALLLTNITQLEASWTLMERHNSQQDHEDTQILVEPHRGVLPPLASCSVDVLFRPQFCQRYETELELTVENGTGCHLSVRADVQSPQVCLLNCELLLSELYVGVPAKATITLFNQTLLPSHFSWMTQLQGKQAELCTASFDPSSGTLGPNASLEITVTFISHSDLKLTEVAALCEVQGMNSPLVVGIVASKIKKLSVSYSLPSVCSPPDDESRSTLLLDFGDDVILKRAVTKQLLITNQTAIPAPFTIEAEYFTCHASKPNNQSEKRLTCVKKPLHSFQAKKVEEKAHKEFVSSLLAHGKGAAFFVLPDTGMLGPFETQTVDVTAYTDMWGEYRDHLICKVGGLKPTLIPMQMKVTGCPLYFQMTGPRPDDQNQGPITQFGTHVSGGDTVSRSLRINNPTMFDIRMDWETYNIDQNDRKLVDVVVAYGDPFPVKDADGNEVLSGAIRISGRDIQTAWERNKTPCSEGKSDSLKSMTSGEEEEEYVSEDDCEEEETCLYPSPAKKNLLSVHIRPHVGNLSDYPYCITPQQIVIPAKSSGTIHVSFTPLTLSGSGCESRCVGLALGFISLDSEMAACVPGKVGRAQGLDLEPVRMDLLAVIKPAVLLVQMEEDEGVLEFHASAGDLLREESEKLVVCEFDITRALKLKNNSEMPLHFRLGTQPPFLVLKPQPRAHTSTSSNPPTGDSQSLVLQPQHIMQVKVAFRCSMSLLDHVDQADEEVYPGVTLIECARGGRKLRFQQYLLIHYSNNSLQTVPLCAHLDLATMRLSSDSINFGFCYVGQTHIIEVSLYSYGAHTYWKSVIDDGDSHVFRVTPDFGLLRSKELQVTSCSQCLQISFTPGEDREFGAIVVIQSPLVKTPVTLQLQGTGSFDEVYRSD